In Lachnospiraceae bacterium, one DNA window encodes the following:
- a CDS encoding CbrC family protein, whose protein sequence is MTEYQKTYIELKKQFVATNEGPDSVRALYTFKEELEQSEDQQAKEVLVDVYDLLDFKKDAYELLCQIGNRSDKKTLKRLGTLKDYADNWGNHYALPKPKTPEEKQKEKERQAQLGLPAFRYHPNPLETGAFEESADGVVCDCCGKTTHIFYTNPFFSVEDIAYLCPECIANGEAARKYDGSFQDDFSVDDGVDDPEKLDELIHRTPGYSGWQQEYWRAHCGDYCAYLGNVGARELRALGVLEEVLDDPMWDEEQKGMIRESVNGGHLQCYLFQCLHCGKHLVWMDFD, encoded by the coding sequence ATGACAGAATATCAAAAAACCTATATCGAACTAAAAAAACAGTTTGTTGCGACCAATGAAGGTCCGGACAGTGTCCGCGCTCTATATACCTTCAAGGAAGAACTTGAGCAGAGTGAGGATCAGCAGGCCAAAGAAGTGCTGGTGGATGTGTATGATCTACTGGACTTCAAAAAGGATGCCTATGAACTGCTCTGCCAAATCGGAAATCGTTCCGATAAAAAGACCCTCAAGCGGCTGGGCACGCTGAAGGACTATGCGGACAACTGGGGCAATCATTATGCTCTCCCCAAGCCCAAAACGCCGGAGGAAAAGCAGAAAGAGAAGGAACGGCAGGCCCAGCTGGGCCTGCCCGCCTTCCGGTATCACCCAAACCCTCTGGAAACTGGGGCTTTTGAGGAATCCGCAGACGGCGTTGTCTGCGACTGCTGTGGCAAGACGACCCATATTTTCTATACCAATCCGTTCTTTTCAGTGGAGGATATTGCATATCTGTGCCCAGAGTGCATCGCCAACGGCGAAGCAGCCCGGAAATATGACGGTAGTTTTCAAGATGATTTCTCTGTGGACGATGGTGTAGACGATCCGGAGAAGCTGGACGAGTTGATCCACCGCACCCCCGGCTACTCCGGCTGGCAGCAGGAATACTGGCGCGCCCATTGTGGTGACTATTGCGCCTATTTGGGTAATGTGGGAGCCAGAGAACTGCGGGCACTGGGTGTGCTGGAGGAGGTGCTGGACGACCCCATGTGGGACGAGGAGCAGAAGGGAATGATCCGGGAATCCGTCAATGGCGGGCATCTGCAATGCTATCTGTTCCAGTGCCTCCACTGTGGAAAGCACCTGGTCTGGATGGATTTTGATTGA
- a CDS encoding DUF4304 domain-containing protein, producing the protein MEKKDFPKGTKPREIFVYTCERIAEPLIPLGYKYRKSKNDIYKKDGIFVFSFYFSPSIRFGSTTFTAFFDVSSPVIAQWRSEQEGTEETYDGIVGTSIARLTHRYDDFPRYEVSTLLERERSIQEISGQIQDYALPFFARFSNLPKLLDDVEQEGFFPHRKGFDVPKRNREFIECFREYLQKQ; encoded by the coding sequence ATGGAGAAGAAGGATTTTCCCAAGGGAACCAAGCCCCGTGAGATCTTCGTCTATACCTGTGAGCGGATCGCGGAGCCTTTGATCCCGCTGGGCTACAAATACCGCAAGAGCAAAAATGACATCTACAAAAAAGACGGCATCTTTGTGTTCTCCTTTTACTTTTCCCCCTCCATCCGCTTTGGCTCCACCACTTTTACTGCCTTCTTCGATGTGAGTTCCCCGGTGATTGCCCAGTGGCGCAGTGAGCAGGAAGGGACGGAGGAAACCTATGATGGTATCGTGGGTACCTCCATCGCCCGGCTGACCCACCGGTATGATGACTTCCCCCGCTATGAGGTATCTACTCTGCTGGAGCGGGAACGCTCTATCCAGGAAATTTCCGGGCAGATCCAGGACTATGCACTACCATTCTTTGCCCGGTTTTCCAATCTGCCCAAGCTGCTGGACGATGTGGAACAGGAGGGGTTCTTCCCCCATCGGAAGGGGTTCGATGTCCCTAAGCGGAATCGGGAGTTCATCGAATGCTTCCGGGAGTATCTCCAAAAGCAGTAG